A region of the Peromyscus leucopus breed LL Stock chromosome X, UCI_PerLeu_2.1, whole genome shotgun sequence genome:
CCTATCCATTGAGAGACTGGTAGTTTGAAAGATTCAGTGATTTACTTTTTTGACTCCTAGTAGCCAATTTAAGTACATTTCAATTGTATGCTACACGAGGAAGGtcaatggaaggaaatgaattaaAGAATAGTTCAAACTAACTGGCATGTCACATGATGggggattatttttaatttttgttggttACTTCATCCTTTTTATCAGTACTTGgaagggtgttgaacattttgATCTTTATACCTTTAAGAACATCCAGTTCTTATTTGTGAGGTTCTCAATCTAACGTGCTCATCTTACTTGTGATGTCCTAATTATTTCCATGGCAACAAAAATTTGACCTCAGACAAGgacatggtagaaaaaaaaagcagttcaACTAACAACACTGCATTCAGATATCTGGCAGAAATACAGGCTTAAAGTAGTGAGCACGAAATACAGTCAGTGATTATTCCAATTTCAACAAAGTAATTCTCaaaccacactacacacactaaTCACATTGAAAATCTTGGCCAAGTGTGAAAAGTTATTCAGTGGGTCCTTGATGGGACTTGGTTTTCTGTATTCCTAAAAATCTCTCTGGTAAGATCCAGTGCTCTTGTCCCCATATCAGGTTTTGAATGATCAGGAGCATGATGTATCATCACACTCAAGCTGAATATGAATAGCTAGAGGAAGTGCTATTTTGGATTGCTGCCCTGATGAGCATACCAAATCTGATATTAACTAGCTGGGTGACCTTGGacaaacatttttgtttctctgagtCTCTGTTTTTTATCTGTGAAATTATAAATTTTGTTGGTCTGGATGATCACCAATACTATTTTGAACTCTAATCTAAAATCCTTTGACAATGATTATAAAAGACATTTTAGAAGAAAAGATTAGTATGAAGTTTAATGTCTATGCTTACAAAGAAAGAGAGCAGAAAAATACTGTCtatgatattatatatttattaattcaaATCTTCTCTTCTGTGTCCCAAGGTGATATATGTCTTCTGAATGTGTAGAACACTGACATTGTCCATGAAGAAGAAACAGTGATGAGTAGAAGATAACATTTTTGTGGCATCTCTACAGCTCAACCCTCAGCATTCTCTAGTGTCATTGAACAGCTGTTTCCTAATTGTACATGTCACTGTCTTCTGATCCTAAACCAAACCACTGCCTGTCTCTTGGTCTTGTGTGCAGATACTGAAtttctattcagttctatataattcCAGGAGACACAAGACAATGGAGAAATGTACAGAATCCCCACCTACCTTAAAGGCAGGGCCTTCCTTTTTGAGAAGAGACAATCTGATTCTGCAGCCACAAATGCAGCATCCAACTGATGATAACCCCACTTTAAGAGGGCAAGTTTTACCTGCTCCAGATACTCCAGTGATGTCTCTACCCCACTCAGGTGACCATCTCCCTCAATTTCATGATGAGTCAACCAGTGTCACAGGGTTTCTTGCTCGTGTGACTACCTATTTGACAGCTCTCAAGATTTCCAATCCTGCAGATGATGCCCGAGTCAAGCATTTTTTTGACTACCTATCCCAGCAAATGCAAAGTTGTGACATCGTATCTGAGTCCAACCAGAGTAATCTATTGAAACAATATGAAAACTTTGTTCTTGAGTTACAGCAGTCATGTGGTGAACCCATGAAACAAGAAATTATCCCTCCTATCAATGTTAAGGTTGACAGTAGAGACAACTCTCAGCAGGATGCTACTACTTTTGAAGGGTTTGCTCAAAATCTGAGTGATAGTGAGACCAGTCAGAATGACCAGTTCCAAAAGGGACAAGCTGACCCCACCCATGAAGAAGAAATCACAGATATAATGGGCAATCTACCAGATTTGATCACTCAGTGCATTCAGCTGGACAAAAACTACAAAGACAGGCCAGAACTCCTACAGTCAGAAAGTCAGGTTCCAATATTTGcttccacaaccaagcaccaatCCTTCTTCAGCCCCAAAGGTCCACTACCCAAGCATGAGCCCAAGCAATTTCAGGGAGCCCAAttgcctgtcaccccagccaAGAGAGCCCGCCAGCAAGAAACTCAGTTATGTCTCTACTGTAGCCAGGCTGGTCACTTTACAAGAGAATGCCTTGCTAAACGTTCTCGAACTCCAGCAAGGAGAAAAATGTAGCTCACTAGTAAGAGGAGGATAGGAAACCACTTTGTAAACTCATACCCCTTTCACCATTGGCCTTAGTGATTTATTAACTTTCACAAACTTCAAAATACAAATGAGTTACAATGGCATCACCTTAAAAACAGGAATAAACATTTACATCTCCAGAAATTTAAACAACCAGAACTTGTTAGTTGGAAGGTAGCCCACCACCAAACTTGACCCAACAACAATGGTGAAGATAATGAATAGAAACTTTATAGTTACAGCCAATTCCTTCAAGAATTCTGAAGGTTTGCAGATAGAAGTCTCTCCAGCCTGagtcacacatacagaaaaacaacTCTGACAATATATTGACCTTCACATTCCTACCAATGGATGAAATCTTGGTTGACTCTGATGGCCCACGTCCCATAGCTTGTGTGCCTAGGACTGAGCCCAAACTTTTATCCTCTTCTTTACTGATCTGTTTCTTAGTGACTCGTTTGTTCAGGTTCTTTGTTTGCAACCATAGTGGCATCATCATATTCTACCAATATTTTTGTCATTGAGAGACCAGAATCTGGATTCTGTTCTACCTATTAATCAGACTCTAGTGCTGATACAAGCCAATCTTCCTGGACCTGAATATCTACCACCCTTCCATGCAGCTATATATTTTGTTGCCATCTAAAGACACCTGCTTATCCAACATGCTGAACTTCTTGGCTATTGGCAAACCAGATTGTATAGTCATTTGACTTGAAGACTGCTTAATTACTGGCACCTTTCTTAGAGAATCAGCCTCTTCGGCAATTAACATACTTTATGCCTGCCAACCCAAGCTTAGTCATATCTACACTAATGTTTCTATTTTAGGTTTGAACATATATATGGTTACGTCTAATGGCTTAGGTTAATAACCAAGTAAGTTATTAAAGGACATTTGTTTATGGTGTACTATTCATAGTTACTTAACAGCAGCATATTTTTGCAACTTGAACAGAGACAAATCTCCACTAAGAATTGACTTTCCAGCTTGCAGTAGTTGTGATTCTCTAGGTCTCAACATTAAAAATCACTGCCAATTGCTACCCAGCTATAATGGACCACCTTTGGGTGTCATTGTCTAATTGAAGACTTCAGAAAGCAA
Encoded here:
- the Rtl4 gene encoding retrotransposon Gag-like protein 4, with product MEKCTESPPTLKAGPSFLRRDNLILQPQMQHPTDDNPTLRGQVLPAPDTPVMSLPHSGDHLPQFHDESTSVTGFLARVTTYLTALKISNPADDARVKHFFDYLSQQMQSCDIVSESNQSNLLKQYENFVLELQQSCGEPMKQEIIPPINVKVDSRDNSQQDATTFEGFAQNLSDSETSQNDQFQKGQADPTHEEEITDIMGNLPDLITQCIQLDKNYKDRPELLQSESQVPIFASTTKHQSFFSPKGPLPKHEPKQFQGAQLPVTPAKRARQQETQLCLYCSQAGHFTRECLAKRSRTPARRKM